Part of the Halopseudomonas maritima genome, GCCGATCAGAAAAATCCACTCGAAACCGGAACCCGCCGGTGCGGCTCCGCCTGCAGACTGTGCCATGGCGGCGGGAATGAAAAAGCTCATGTGACGCTCCTGTTATTGAACTGCGAAAAATCGGTTATTGGGGCGCTTCGGACACTATTCAAGCGCCCGACTGCGCTGATCGCACCCGCGGACGCTCAGGGCTCCAGCGGCGGTACCGGCCGGCCCAGCTTGGCGTAGAAGTTATCCACAAAGGCGCTCAATGTACCCTGTTGAATGGCACCGCGCAAACCCGCCATAAGCCGCTGATAATGCCGCAGGTTATGGATGGTATTGAGCATGCTGCCGAGCATTTCGCCGCACTTGTCCAGGTGATGCAGATAGGCGCGGGAGAAGTGCTGACAGGTGTAGCAGTCGCACGCAGGGTCCAGCGGCGACTCGTCGTGACGGTGCACCGCGTTGCGGATCTTGATCACACCCGCCTCGGTGAACAGGTGGCCGTTGCGCGCATTGCGGCTGGGCATGACGCAATCGAACATGTCCACCCCGCGGCGCACACCTTCCACCAGATCTTCGGGCTTGCCTACTCCCATCAGGTAACGGGGTTTTTCCGGCGGCATATGGCCGGGCAGAAAATCCAGTACGCGGATCATCTCTTCCTTCGGCTCACCCACCGACAGGCCGCCGATGGCCAGACCGTCAAAGCCGATCTCGCTCAGCCCTTCCAGCGAGCGCAGACGCAGCTCCTCGTGCATACCGCCCTGGATAATGCCGAACAGTGCCGAGGGGTTATCGCCGTGCGCCTGCTTGGAGCGCTTGGCCCAGCGCAGCGACAGCTCCATGGAACGGCGCGCAGTATCGACGTCAGCCGGATAGGGCGTGCACTCATCGAAGATCATCACGATGTCGGAACCCAGCGCACGCTGCACCTGCATGGACTCTTCCGGCCCCATGAACACCTTGGCGCCATCGACCGGCGAGGAGAAATAGACCCCCTCCTCCTTGATCTTGCGCATGGCGCCCAGGCTGAACACCTGAAACCCGCCCGAATCGGTCAGAATCGGTCCCTGCCACTGCATGAAGTCATGCAGGTCACCGTGCTTGCTGATGACCTCGGTACCGGGTCGCAGCCACAGGTGAAAGGTATTGCCAAGAATAATCTGGGCACCGATAGCCTCAACGTCGCGCGGCAGCATGCCCTTGACCGTGCCGTAGGTACCCACCGGCATGAAGGCCGGGGTTTCCACTACCCCACGCGGAAAAGTCAGCCGGCCGCGGCGCGCCTTGCCGTCGGTGGCAAGCAATTCAAAGGACATGTGACTCATGACGATACCTCGGGGCCGGTCGGGGCCGGATTGCGGGTGATGAACATGGCATCACCGTAACTGAAAAAGCGGTACTTCTCGGCCACGGCAGCGCGATAGGCCGCCATGGCTTCGGGATAACCAGCGAAGGCCGACACCAGCATCAGCAGGGTCGACTCGGGCAAATGGAAGTTGGTGACCAGCGCATCGACCACATGAAACGGCCGGCCAGGGTACAAAAAGATGTCAGTATCACCACTGAACGGCTTGAGTTCACCGTCACGCGCAGCCGACTCCAGCGAGCGCACGCTGGTAGTGCCCACGGCAACCACCCGGCCGCCGCGCGCCTTGCACGCCTGCACCGCAGCCACCACTTCAGGCGAAACCTCAAGCCACTCCTGATGCATGACATGGTCTTCGATCTTCTCGACCCGCACCGGCTGGAAGGTGCCCGCCCCAACGTGCAGGGTGACCTCGGCGGTCTCGACGCCCAGCTCGGCGATGGCATCGAGCAACGGCTGATCAAAATGCAGCCCGGCAGTGGGCGCGGCCACCGCGCCTTCGCGCTTGGCGTAGACCGTTTGATAGCGCTCGCGATCGGCGTCTTCATCAGGCCGGTCGATATAGGGCGGCAACGGCATATGCCCAACGCGCTGCAGCAACGGCAACACCGGCTCGGCAAAGCGCAGTTCAAACAGCGCATCATGCCGCGCGACCATCTCGGCCTCGGCGCCGCCATCAATCAGAATCTGGCTGCCGGGCTTAGGCGACTTGCTGGAGCGGACGTGCGCCAGCACCCGGTACTCATCCAGCACCCGCTCGACCAGCACCTCCAGCGCGCCGCCGGACGCCTTGCGGCCAAACAGGCGCGCCGGAATCACCCGAGTGTTGTTAAACACCATCAAGTCGCCTGGACGCAGATAGCTCAGCAAGTCGATAAACTGCCGGTGAGCGATGCTGCCA contains:
- the queA gene encoding tRNA preQ1(34) S-adenosylmethionine ribosyltransferase-isomerase QueA; protein product: MRLSDFYFELPDDLIARHPLAERRGSRLLCLDGPSGSIAHRQFIDLLSYLRPGDLMVFNNTRVIPARLFGRKASGGALEVLVERVLDEYRVLAHVRSSKSPKPGSQILIDGGAEAEMVARHDALFELRFAEPVLPLLQRVGHMPLPPYIDRPDEDADRERYQTVYAKREGAVAAPTAGLHFDQPLLDAIAELGVETAEVTLHVGAGTFQPVRVEKIEDHVMHQEWLEVSPEVVAAVQACKARGGRVVAVGTTSVRSLESAARDGELKPFSGDTDIFLYPGRPFHVVDALVTNFHLPESTLLMLVSAFAGYPEAMAAYRAAVAEKYRFFSYGDAMFITRNPAPTGPEVSS
- the tgt gene encoding tRNA guanosine(34) transglycosylase Tgt, whose amino-acid sequence is MSFELLATDGKARRGRLTFPRGVVETPAFMPVGTYGTVKGMLPRDVEAIGAQIILGNTFHLWLRPGTEVISKHGDLHDFMQWQGPILTDSGGFQVFSLGAMRKIKEEGVYFSSPVDGAKVFMGPEESMQVQRALGSDIVMIFDECTPYPADVDTARRSMELSLRWAKRSKQAHGDNPSALFGIIQGGMHEELRLRSLEGLSEIGFDGLAIGGLSVGEPKEEMIRVLDFLPGHMPPEKPRYLMGVGKPEDLVEGVRRGVDMFDCVMPSRNARNGHLFTEAGVIKIRNAVHRHDESPLDPACDCYTCQHFSRAYLHHLDKCGEMLGSMLNTIHNLRHYQRLMAGLRGAIQQGTLSAFVDNFYAKLGRPVPPLEP